The Raphanus sativus cultivar WK10039 chromosome 2, ASM80110v3, whole genome shotgun sequence genome includes a region encoding these proteins:
- the LOC108830720 gene encoding homeobox-leucine zipper protein HDG2-like isoform X3, with product MIQEGPTPNTSQKKMMMMMIQETSTDPTLTESVVLKGGDPDYVSLRPTGFAILPDGTAQHGREGGSLVSAAFQVLALKK from the exons ATGATCCAGGAAGGGCCT ACCCCAAACACTAgccagaagaagatgatgatgatgatgattcaagAGACCTCTACTGACCCAACATTGACAGAGAGTGTTGTTCTCAAGGGAGGTGACCCTGACTATGTGTCACTACGTCCTACGGGTTTTGCTATTCTTCCAGATGGTACGGCTCAGCATGGAAGAGAAGGAGGGTCACTCGTGAGCGCTGCCTTTCAGGTTCTTGCACTCAAGAAATGA
- the LOC108830720 gene encoding homeobox-leucine zipper protein HDG2-like isoform X1: MGETVGTVYILLRTPNTSQKKMMMMMIQETSTDPTLTESVVLKGGDPDYVSLRPTGFAILPDGTAQHGREGGSLVSAAFQVLALKK; encoded by the exons ATGGGAGAGACAGTAGGAACTGTGTATATTTTACTCCGG ACCCCAAACACTAgccagaagaagatgatgatgatgatgattcaagAGACCTCTACTGACCCAACATTGACAGAGAGTGTTGTTCTCAAGGGAGGTGACCCTGACTATGTGTCACTACGTCCTACGGGTTTTGCTATTCTTCCAGATGGTACGGCTCAGCATGGAAGAGAAGGAGGGTCACTCGTGAGCGCTGCCTTTCAGGTTCTTGCACTCAAGAAATGA
- the LOC108830720 gene encoding homeobox-leucine zipper protein HDG2-like isoform X2 produces MIQEGPVGTPNTSQKKMMMMMIQETSTDPTLTESVVLKGGDPDYVSLRPTGFAILPDGTAQHGREGGSLVSAAFQVLALKK; encoded by the exons ATGATCCAGGAAGGGCCTGTAGGG ACCCCAAACACTAgccagaagaagatgatgatgatgatgattcaagAGACCTCTACTGACCCAACATTGACAGAGAGTGTTGTTCTCAAGGGAGGTGACCCTGACTATGTGTCACTACGTCCTACGGGTTTTGCTATTCTTCCAGATGGTACGGCTCAGCATGGAAGAGAAGGAGGGTCACTCGTGAGCGCTGCCTTTCAGGTTCTTGCACTCAAGAAATGA